AATACTTTTACAGcatttgattttataattaaaattttatacagtACTCAtcttgatgttaaaaaaaaattcacagaaaaaatataaattatacagCTTGACTGCATGATACTGTTACTTCCAGTTTCTATTTCTGGTAATTAAAACCTTCATTAAGTCTGTTAACAAATCATTACCTGTACATTTATGAAGGCAACTGACATGATTTGCAAACAAAACCTTCAGGTTTCATACTCTTTACCAGAGTGCAGTTCAGcaagaacaaaataaacccaGTATGCAAATTTACAGACTATTTTACAAATTTACCAGTTCCTGTGACACAAACTGTTTCAACCTTTCAAGGTATTGTCCATAAAGTTCCACATCATTGTGACCTGCCCCTTCAACCCATAGGGGTTCCACAGGTCTTTGGCACCGCTCAAATAATGCGAGGCCATGTGAAAAGTCAATGACTTCATCTTCAGTCCCATGAATTATTAATACTGGAGAGGTTATCTTAGAGATTTTGTCAATACtgtagggaaaaagaaaagggggggaaatCAATAAATTAACTCTGCAAAGGAACACCTAACAAATTTCCTTGTGCTGTATCTGGCCACTCACTGAAATAATTGTCTGTGAGTCAATTCTGAGGGGATAAGTGTCTCCTGGatgttaaaatgcaaaaaaagttaCAATTCTTAATATTCCCTGCTTTAAGATGATCTAAAGATATATACTTCATGGACTTTCTTTGTGAAGCAACAACTCATCACCCTACTTCACCTTTCTGATATGTTTTGGGGACCCGAAGGCAGGTAAATGTCAATTtgttaagagagaaaaaaatatgggaGAATTTCACAATTTTAAGAGAATAGAAGGCAAAGTAAACAAACAGCACACTTCACACACAGAATATCCCAGAGGGTAGGAGCTGATATGGAGATGATATGACAGCTGATGAAATACACTCTAGTTTTAAGGCCCAGTATGAGAGCACATTCCTCACTCTGGTGAGGGACTGGGATTGACCCCcttactgaaattttaaaagcaagcaagcaagcatgcaagcaagcaagcaagcaagcaagcaagcaaaaaggCATTTAAGAAAGTTATGCCCTTTCTCCCTAAGAATTTGTCCCTTCTTTATGTTGCCAGATAATAGCTGTCACCCCAGGACTGGAGGGTTTGTTGGACTAGGTTCTTGCCACACAGAGTTTAGGGCAGAGGCAGCATAGTGAACAAgtaaacacatacacactggCTTTTGAAACCATTTCCCCAGAATGTTGGCAGTCAGGCTTTTATTGTCAACTGGCGAAGAAATAAATCCTGGAtgcccccagcactactgggtgttgTCTGCATAATCACAGGCACCACAGGTCTGATAGCTGAGAATTGCTAGGGTCTTCTGAATATTTTGGGCgtcctcccaaaataaataaataattttccccaacaatgaTAGGAGTATGTAGGTACTAACAAATTATTTTGAGAACTGGATCAGTTGCCTTTCAAATTTGTCTAATACTACATATTTACACTTTGCAGCAGTAATAATTATACTAATTTAAGACAATTTCTAACTTAGATATCCTTATATTTAATCTACTCATTTTTATGCACACTTTAAAATTTTCCCTCTACCTGTCCCTATGAACCACTACCAACTATATGCATCCCATGGAACTGCAGCAATATCCATCAGCAACTCAAGTGACAATCATAAATTATACGTAAGTTCTTTGATCAGCATCCCATAGTCGATCTGATGCTTAGTTGTCAATTATTATTTCCCAAATACATGTCTCATCTCCAACACAAATACCATGTATTATGAGGTCCTTGGTACTTTTCAACCAGATTATTATGGCTAACATTCAATCTCTTCACTGATGCTATTATTCtcttcacagattttttttttgcgatatatttaaaatagcttaTGACTgagaggggccacagagatagtatggtggatagggtgtttgccttgtgcatggctaacctgggttcaatcccaagcactccatatggtcccctgagctcctccaggaaagatccctgaatgcagagccaggagtaagtcctgaacactgctggggtgaccatCCCTTGGTTCCCCAATAGCTCATGACTGAGATAATTAAAAGAAGTTATTAAAAATTCCTtagatttattttgcatttgacaCTTACTTTGGGAATGCATCAAAACAGTACGTCTTCTTGGTATCAGGAAAAGCAACTCGCATTCCTGAGGTCAAAGGAGAATGAAGAATAACAGCGGCGCTCTCATATCGAGCAGCAAGATCCACAGATGGGACTGTCCCTATACTTTGGCCATATATAATCACATTTTCAGGACGAATGCCATATCTACAAAGTTTAagagtttaaaaagaaacaaaacaaagttagaCTGGCAAATGAAATGTTCACTCATTTCACATGACTTAGAATTACACGGTGCCAAAAggtcatatttaaaatttcaatttctaaaaattaatcaCCGGCACGTAcattctttgtttatttcatcttttGATAAATAATTAAGGTACATTGACATTTCAATCTTGGATTTATGAAATCaattaaacaatttaataaaGCACACTGGTGAAAGTTGGTACAAATATTAATCATATTCTAATGGACTTATGCTTAAGAtgataatgttttattaaaatgtatgtatCAGGGGCCCAAACAGGCTGAACATATGCTTTGCAGGCAGGgagtcctggtttgatctcttGCACCACAGGATCTCCAGAGTACAGaactgggaataattcctgagcaccaccagggccacaGAAAGGCTCCAAAGACCAATCCCATCCCCATTTATCATTTTAGCCAAGAGATATTactatttttcttgaaatttgcCTTTGTCTATGGAAATGAACAACTGAAAAGGTAAGAATCTCAAACACTTCTAGGTTATGTAGATTATGAATGGGCTTCACGCTAGTATCAAGAGTATGGCTTTTACTGTAAGGCACCAGATGAAAATATGTTAACTACATTAAACGGTGGATGCATACTATATTACAAGCGTATTACTCTCTAAAGTATAAGTGCTAATTGTAAACTAGTGCAAAAATGGTGTTAATGAGACAGAAGTAGTAACCTTGGACTGCTAAAGGTTATTTGAGTAACAGTTTCTCGTTTTCTGAAAAGGGGCCAAAATTTTTTTATGGTTAAAAGTAGAAAACTGTACCAGGAAAGAGCAAAACCAAACCTTGTCCTTCCTTGTTAGGGCATAGGGCCATACTAACTACCCAGAGAGTGGCATGACCACCAGTCCCCAAGCTTCTTCCAACCCACACTGTCCATGCATTTGGTTATGGTCAGGATGGGTTTCCCTTTACTGCTAACTGTTTAGCCTCAGGAGAATCTCTTTCTTGCTAAGAGTATGCACCATTTGTAAGTACTTCATAGAATGAAGACATTAGGAAAAAGAATGTTTACATCAGTCCACCTCCTGAGGCTGCACGCTGCTGTCAGCTGAAGAGAAGCACTGTTGGTATTAACTATCTATGGGTTTTGGGCTAGAGCTAGCAATGGCAAGGCTCCAATGCAAGGCGCCAGAGTGGCAGACGCAGCTGCTAACTTAGCCTAAGAAGACTCAAAGCAACAGGAGAATTACAGTTCTAGTATGCACCAGAAAGGAGTTTAGAGACCAATCTAATCTAGTTCAGCTGCTTACTGAACAGATGTTCAAACTCAGTGGCAAACCTATAAATAGAATCCAGGTATTCTTAGGCCCAATGCTTTTTCCTACTGTAACAGCACAAAAATAATGAGCTTAAGGACTCTGGTGGCCAGTTGTGACGTGATTATCAATCCCTTATTTTGGGAACTGCAGAGATAGACAGTGGGTAAGTCGCTTGCTCTATGTGCAGCCAATCCTgattcactgccaggagtgatccctgagcacagagccaggaataagccttgagcccAGGCAGGTGaggctccagaaaaaaaaaaaaaatctctttgtgCTGATCTACTGTGGTTATTAGAGATATTCAATTTTCCAGAAAAAAGGggtcataaataaaaatgaactatttcCCCCTAGAGGCTAAAGCCCTAACTTTTTTACTTTAAGGAAGTGAAAAGCATGAATTCTGATTATACACACTTTGTGAGAGGATAGGACACTGAAACCAAAAGGATCTTGGGGTTAGTGTAGTTTAATTTCTTCATTGAACATGTGGAATTGAAGAAGTTAAATTGTGATCCAGGGCTAGTTCTAATTTTTACAACTCTTCCAAATATATTTAAGGTtcaacataaaagaaaattaaagtctgATTTTTGTaagggggtcacacacagtgatgcttaggtgttactcctggctcagcactcaggaatattcctggtggtgctgggggtaccatatgggatgctgcggatagaacccagattggctgtggataggaagtaccctacctgctgtaccatcactccagttcTAGCTTTTTATCTTAATACTGCTCATCAAATGTGTTTTATTAAAAGATCAATTAATGAAGACTAAGCCTTATCTTAGAAGGTTTCCTTCAAATTGGTAAACTGACAAGATAAAAAAAAGCTTGCCATTTACTAGATGAGATCTGCTTTACACTGACACAATGCTGAAATGGATACTAATTTTCTCTGAATAACATCCTTCTGTGATACTTTGAAGTATTAATAATAAAGCTATGTAGTTTTTACTTAGCATCCTTAAAAACTACACTTATCTACTGAGGTATGATTTAAAAGGACGAATTATGGCCTGTAAAATATAACTCAGTCTgttgtaaaaattaattttgggggctggagagcgaTAGTTCAAACAGCtggagctcatgccttgcatataaGTTCCATTCCCTGCACTGCAATGGCCCCCAGGTACTGAAATGTCAGGCCCACATAGTCTGGCCCAGTATCTCCACAAACGAGccagtccctgagtactgcttggtagAAACCATTCTCCATAAATGAATTTTCCTGAGTTAATAATCATTAAACTGCTAACTGAAGAACACTTGTTTCTGATTTTATAGAGTCCTCAGGGGTCTAAGATAAAAGGTATCTGGATCAATTTTGATTTTGGCCACTTAAAAGTGATATTCAAGGGCTAGGGATATGGTTAAAAGATAAGATCATTGGCCTTATATGAGcgagactctgggtttgatccctctggCACCTTACCGACACAAACTTAAAGTTAATTTTCAAGTTTATAATTTaagtcatttttatattattatgctACTCCCTCTAACCTGTGAACTCCTTATATTACTACtcaactgattttaaaaatccCCTTTATATAAAAGTTGCCAAGGACAGTACTGGTAAACAGTTCTAAAAAACATGTTCTAAAAAGGGTTACAAGCCCAAAGGAAATGCACAGGGGGCATAAGAGCACCACTCTTGCAATATATGGCCaacagttcaaatccccagtgtcctACATGCACTACATGTACCCTCAGAAGTTCTGGGGTCTTGGGATGCCAGGAGCCAGGTAATCTGGCCATGTTTATGAGCATGACAGAAAAGGAATGTGACCCCTATAAGCACAGCAACTACAAAGATGTGCCAGTCACCTGGCCAGAAAGTGCAACCTctggtgagcatgtgtgtgagcacaatGACCCCATGAGGGCACCACAACTGTTCATTTTGTGGCTCAGCAAGAGTCCTCTAAGCACATacatgccctgccacagaggagacGCCTCAGTGAGTTCTGCAACTGGGAGTGCAGGTGTTCTGGCTGTCGTGCAACCCCCAGTAAGCATGTGTTCAGGTCACGTAACAGCACTGAAAAAGAAGaggcaaagagaagaaaaagaaagaaaaagggatatACATACTAAAAAGAACCACCAGGTTCTCCTTAGCAAACTAAAGAGTCTTTAAATTAAAGGCTGTAACTGAAAAGTCAGGTAAATTATCAATGTATATGAGGACTAACTTACATCAAGTTTATATTCTGATTTGTTTTATCATATTGTACAATGAAAAAATGCACTGGgatggagcaagagcacagcgggtagggcatttgccttgcatgcggccaacccaggtttgattcccagcatcccatatggttccctgagcactgccaggagtaatttctgagtgtacagccaggagtaccctaacccctgtgcattgccgggtgtgacccaaaaagaaaaacgaaaaaaaaaaaaaacccgaaaaaaaCCTGATTTACAAAAATTGCCGTATTTACACATACTTGGTGTCAAGAACAGATTAATACACTTTCTAGTTCCTCCAAAAAGTATTAAGTTATAATCAAAGAATAAGTAATATAGTATGAgaatttatttaatgatttattgTAACATTACTTATTTCCATTTGAGATCATCactacaaattttaaattttaatccagaataaaaagtaaaaattcctCCTATACAATATATTCTTAAAACCAGTTCAAATATGATATCCTTAAATAACATCTAAGAGATAATTACATGAAATAATGCAAATACTGACTAAGAattagaacaaaaaaaataaggttttttttataatttataattatcttACATTGTTATCGACCAAGTAAATAGCTATcactattttctctcattttcttgaAATGACTTTGAGTAAAGATTTTACATTATATTCTAATAAgaagtttatagaaaaaaatcaactgtTAGTGGcttaaatttttcagaaaaatcataTATACCGAGACACAGCAATGCAAACtaccttaaaatttcttttgttattaaaaaaattaactttcataaTTATGCTGGTAAAATTGGTCTATTCAAGATGTGTCACAAAATTGCCTTATTGTAGTCTCAGAGAAGACCATCACACATGTTAAAAATACTTTAGAGCCATCATTTACCTTGTCCTGAGAGCAAGCCAAGCAGCTTCTATGTCTGCATAGAGGTTCTTCTCTGTGGGCTTCCCAGAACTTGCACCATATCCAGAATAATCATAAGAGAATATGTTACAATTAATCCGTGATCCCAAGCCTATATAAAAACTGCTCATCTGACCAAGATCCACAGCATTTCCATGTGAGAAGAGTAAAGTGTATTTGGCATTGGGTGAGCAACGCACAAACATGCAGGCAATTCTGTTGCCTTTATTGGTTCTAGTCATGAAACACTCAATAGCATCTTTCTCTCTGGAAGAGTACTGCCAGTCTGCTCTTTCTGAGAGGTGCAAAGTCCAGCGGCTTCCACTTTCATCACACATCAGCGTGTAAGTTGGATCAGGCGGCAAAAATGCTAATTTTGAAGCAATTTTTCCTGGACAAGGTGGACAGCAGAAGAGACAACATAGCTCACTAAATGAAAGATTATTCAttttctggaaaaagaaaagaagataggaAATGTTTTAATCAGCAGTCTACATTCTCATACAATAAAAGCTTAAAACAAATACTAGTATTTGGAGCCTATTCTTCTAATTGTCCTCTCAAACACAATTTTGGCATCTTGCTTTAAACAGTAGTGGTTATCTCTCATagtttttaacaaaaacataacagGCTATAGTTGCCATTTCTTCACAAACAACAGCACAGGAGGTATGAAATATCTTTAGTATTTATACCAATAACATTGAAAAATTCTCAGTCAACTTCACTGAAAAGCCAGCTTTTTAGTATGATAAAATAACTACATAACATTTATGAAATCCAGGTATCATGCTGGATTTTCCAGAACTAAGATTCAATATTTAGCTCTTGGAGCAACCCTGTCTGTCCAATGGATGCAAAGTGACGCAATGGCAGTGTGCTAGGACTGGACACTATATTTATTCATTGTCCCACACAACGAGGCTACACTGGTCTAAGTGCTCAGAAAACTATTTGTCTCAGAAACCTATAATTTTAACTATAGTGTCAGTAGCCTAAGCAATCTGCAAAACACAATGTGTATATAATTATTGCTATATAAAcacaatatatataattatttatatatataacaatatataaatattgttttatatataacaaaaaagttataaagtttgttatggagaaaaacaaattttcctAAATGTTGGGGCGGAGGGATAGCTTCATAGAGCGCTTATCTTGGAGGGCATGAGTTCAAACTCATGAGGCCCGAGATCACCTCCCAAACTCAGAGCTCCATCACGGTTGGCACAGACATTTGGGATCCCCACACCCACAATAAGTCTGTTCTCTGACTCATGGCAACCAAATGTATGACCCCTGGTAAGGACTAAGCAATCTGAGCACCATAGCTAAATTATTGCTGCCCATCAACAataggaaggggaaaaaataacaagATGCTTAgaaaaaccttaatttttttttccttggctgacccaggttccattccaagCACTTCATACGGTCCCCAGAGACTGccagtgatgtaggcaggcaggcagaaagGGAAGGCCCCCTCATAAGGCAGTGACAGTAaattttctgggaagtaatagcccttAAGAAATGTTGGTGAAATTAAACCTTGTAGAACCTTTTAATCtgaccagcaacagacccagagaaggctggaccccctccCAGAGAAGTTCCAGTAGAAACAAAAGGCAGGAAAGGAATGTTAAAAGACATcacgaatgtaatcaaagtaaagagaaaatgaagtgaattttatcagttatgcaggtgggagtagtaggtgggggggtgggaggtgtacttttttttttttggtggtggaatatgggcactggtgaaggaacgggtgtttgagcattgtataactgagacataagcctgagaactttgtaattttccacatggtgattcaataaaataaattaaaaaaaaaaaagaagacatcaccactcccaaccctaccccaCGTTGGAAACCCCTTAGCAATGGACtattacctaggtagaagccccacaaaGGGGCAGATTGGAAAAACCCTAAAAAagctaccttgaacaaaggaaggaggcacatatgctgccagagcccatgtgctgcttgtgtctatgtggccaagcacatgtggtgcccgagtacctgtgttgcccacatctcccctcttgagatgtgtacttttatatcTAATACTGGGTTGTGTGCAGGGGCTCTCGTTGCTCCTGGAAAAGCCCATACTCTCTCTTGGGTGCATTTACTCAACTCTCCCAtgttttcctccctcctccccttcaaaaacctccaaataaaatctgttttacttcgctgtctactcctgaaattcttttctgcaaggcgagacaagaacccagtactCCTGGGTTCTGGGGTGGCAGAGATggatgggagaaagtgaccgtctttctcctccctgcttcacataagccacctgtggggctcaccgacaccaccaggaatgatccttgagccagaagtaattc
The nucleotide sequence above comes from Sorex araneus isolate mSorAra2 chromosome 1, mSorAra2.pri, whole genome shotgun sequence. Encoded proteins:
- the ABHD17B gene encoding alpha/beta hydrolase domain-containing protein 17B, which gives rise to MNNLSFSELCCLFCCPPCPGKIASKLAFLPPDPTYTLMCDESGSRWTLHLSERADWQYSSREKDAIECFMTRTNKGNRIACMFVRCSPNAKYTLLFSHGNAVDLGQMSSFYIGLGSRINCNIFSYDYSGYGASSGKPTEKNLYADIEAAWLALRTRYGIRPENVIIYGQSIGTVPSVDLAARYESAAVILHSPLTSGMRVAFPDTKKTYCFDAFPNIDKISKITSPVLIIHGTEDEVIDFSHGLALFERCQRPVEPLWVEGAGHNDVELYGQYLERLKQFVSQELVNL